A single window of bacterium DNA harbors:
- the thiC gene encoding phosphomethylpyrimidine synthase ThiC, whose translation MTQMEAAKRRIITHEMNSVAKQEGVSPKFIQQGIASGKVILLYDTTGRFNPVGIGPGLRIKINANIGTSCDYCDPEMEIQKAKEAEKWGADTLMDLSAYGDIRKIRTQIIKSVRVPVGVVPVYQAASEAIHCAGTHLSMKEHNFFEVVIESIRDGCTMLTVHCSVNKGILHKLSRSNRIIKITSKGGGIIASWMKANDAENPFFRRFDDLLDIARRHDTILSFGAAFRSGCVSDGADSIHKEELATLGKLVKRARKAGVQIKVEGPGHLAAHQIGPFIRKAKKLCKGAPLGVLGPIVTDIAPGYDYITFAIGATLAILHGADYLCTVYPSEHLGLPILEDIPLGIIAARIAAHAGDLAHGSSNIAWDNRMARARASLDWASQLKEAIDPYLAKSIRERIPTKGAGCSVCGHLCPHKLFGEV comes from the coding sequence ATGACTCAGATGGAGGCTGCCAAAAGGAGAATCATTACTCATGAGATGAATTCCGTAGCAAAACAGGAAGGAGTTTCACCGAAATTTATTCAACAGGGTATCGCATCAGGGAAAGTGATTTTACTTTATGATACCACGGGCCGGTTTAATCCGGTTGGTATTGGGCCTGGTTTAAGAATAAAAATAAACGCCAATATTGGAACATCCTGTGATTATTGTGACCCGGAGATGGAAATTCAGAAGGCCAAAGAGGCTGAAAAATGGGGGGCTGATACGCTGATGGATCTCAGCGCCTATGGGGACATAAGAAAGATACGGACGCAGATCATAAAATCTGTCAGGGTCCCTGTTGGAGTCGTGCCTGTGTATCAGGCTGCGTCGGAAGCCATCCATTGCGCCGGTACGCATTTATCCATGAAAGAGCATAATTTCTTTGAGGTTGTTATAGAGTCAATACGAGATGGATGTACCATGCTTACCGTTCATTGCAGTGTGAATAAAGGGATCCTCCATAAGCTTTCCAGGAGCAATCGAATCATTAAAATAACCTCCAAGGGGGGAGGTATCATTGCTTCCTGGATGAAGGCCAATGACGCCGAGAATCCTTTTTTTCGCAGATTCGATGATCTGCTGGATATCGCCAGACGACACGATACCATCTTAAGCTTTGGTGCTGCATTTCGATCGGGCTGCGTATCGGATGGGGCTGACAGTATTCATAAAGAAGAATTGGCCACTCTCGGGAAACTGGTGAAGCGGGCCAGAAAAGCAGGTGTTCAAATAAAGGTGGAAGGACCGGGACATCTTGCCGCCCATCAGATCGGACCATTTATCAGGAAAGCCAAAAAGCTGTGCAAGGGTGCCCCGCTTGGCGTTTTAGGTCCAATAGTTACCGATATTGCTCCGGGATATGATTATATAACCTTTGCCATTGGGGCTACGCTTGCCATTTTACATGGCGCGGATTACCTCTGTACAGTCTATCCAAGCGAACATCTGGGATTGCCCATTCTTGAGGACATTCCCCTGGGTATTATAGCTGCCCGGATCGCAGCTCATGCCGGAGATCTTGCTCACGGAAGTTCGAATATTGCCTGGGATAACCGCATGGCCAGAGCACGGGCATCTCTCGATTGGGCTTCTCAACTGAAAGAAGCCATTGATCCTTATCTTGCCAAGTCGATACGGGAGAGGATTCCGACGAAGGGGGCCGGATGTTCTGTTTGCGGGCATCTGTGTCCGCATAAACTTTTCGGGGAAGTTTAG